In the Xyrauchen texanus isolate HMW12.3.18 chromosome 47, RBS_HiC_50CHRs, whole genome shotgun sequence genome, TGCATATTGACCTCTGAACATGCCGCTTGTTTGCACTATAGTATGTTTTAGAAATCTTAGACGCAGCCCTAGTACTTAAAACAGTGGCATTTATGTTCTCCAAAGGTACTACCAACAAAATGTATGTCCACTACAGTGAGTAAAAATGAATCTCTGAGGTTATTTTGCTTCTTGAACCTATAGGTTTCACTTTTCATTCTTCAAGTGCAACACTGGAGATGTTTCTGGGCCATGACCATTCTTTGCTTTTGTAAACACGGTTCATGTAAGAGCTATCATATCTTGGTATTTCAGAGCTCCACAGATTTTGGGAATATGACATCAGGTTCATCGATGATGAACGGGGATATCATTCATCCACGTGGAGCCCACGGGTCCAGTGCTGGGAATGTGGGAAATATAGAGGAGATCCTCCAGCAAATGAACACCCTGATCAAGGAGAACAGAGAATTGAAGGGTGAGATTTAATgagaatgaaaattctgccatcatttgctCACCTGCATGTTGTCCCAACAccatttgactttttatttcttctgtggaacacaaaacaagatgttaggcagagtgacagcctcagtcaccattcactttcattgtgggaaaaaagatgcattgaaagtgaatgatgaccaagactaacatactgcctaacatcttgtcttgtgttccacagtagaaataaaaagtcaaatggGTTCGGAACATTAAGCAAGTGAGTGAATTTTCCTTTATAAGGGaaatattcagtaaaaaaaaaaaatacaaaaacaatctCTCTGAACTCTTTTGCTCTCAACCTTCACATCCTTTTCAAACACTCTTGTATACCTTAAAAGAGGCCCTGAAACAGACTAACTTGTCCATGAGAGAGAGATTTGAAGGCTTGTCTGCATGGAAGGAGAAACAAAAGGAAGAGAGAGGTTTCCTGGAGAAACGACTAGAGGAGGCCAAAGCCAGACTGAACACCGTGGACCTCGAGAATGAGACACTGAAGAAGCGAGTGCAGGAGCTGGAGAAGAGTGGAGCCGAGGTATGACAACCTTGACTCCAATGAGCgtgttaatgatgacagaattacaattttggggTAAACCATCCATTTATATATCTCCCGTAGTGTTTACACACTGAGCTGGGGGCATTAAGGGGTCAGATTGCCAGACTTCAGGCTGAGAAGAATGATCTGGTAGCTTTGAACTCTGAACTCCATCTGAAAATGGGTCAAGGGTCACTCGAGGACTCCTTTATCGAGATCAGAATAGCTGTAAGCGTGCACACACACGGCTCTTAAAATACATGCTTGGTGTATAAATGTacagttttaattattttgttgcaAGCAAACTGATGTGTTTATACTTCTCTGTTATCCTCCACAGGACAATGTGTTGAATGTGACCAGAGATTtgcctggaacacaaaaggacctGTCCATGTCTTGCATGTAAACACTGCATAATGcgttgaatagaatagaatagtatatagaatttttttttttagccacagCAAATaggtgcattttttaattttttaatattgttgtaaaaactataatagtaataattattatgattaatgtttattattataaaataataataaccttAATATTAGTTAGCTGGTTGAAATGggtgaaatattgtttaaataaaagttaaataaactataattataataaataatcataatattaaattataacatttattataGTAAGCCTGTGGAAATttctgtaattaaattaataataataacattaataacattaattgtAGTAAGCTGGTGGAAAATGTTCTAACAAATGTTATagaattaataatatttatttcttaattaaaaaataaaaattaaatgaacatttaAGGCCACACTCAGTAAGTTttactttttgtgatttttcattaAGAACTAAATGAAAATAGTCGACAACAAAAAGTTATTATCAAAAATTGTGATTgtggaaaacaacaaaaaacacatttaaactgtattaaataaaaaaaagaaaacttgttTGAACAATTGCAGAAGCCACAGAGAAAACTCGAATGGAAGAAAGTGATGCAGACATTTCAATTGTGCTAAATTTTGAGTGCATTTTTTCAGAGTTTTGAGGAAAATGAATCCAAATATTTGAGTGTATTCTTGATACGATTGTTGGTTTAtgactgactgtgtgtgtttgcatatacAGGCCAAAGGCTGAATCAGAGGAACAGACTGTGAGGCAGCTGCTTCAGTCCCTCAGGAAAGAGACTGATGAGAAGAAGATGCTGCAACTCAAGCTGCAGGAGGCATGGACGAGGTAGGCCACAATTCCACACACCCTCTCACTGATAGACCTCAAGAAGCTTCTTAACTCTTATGTGAATACATGTGGGTGCGTTTACAGGATAGCAGAGTTGGAGCACAAAGTGGATCATGCCGAGAGCAGCGCACAGACATCTCTCCCCTGTACAACTGATAACGTAATCATACTTTTGTAGAATTTTGTAAACCAGTTATTAGATTATTAGTGTTATTAGATCAAAACATCCACATGGCTGTGTTCTTTAAGGCCAATCTTATCTAAAATGAAAACATCATTGTTGGGAGTGTGGCAACAACTTTCagtttacatttttctttgaggcagtcacaaattgcatgcatgtttgtttttgtcagtCAAGCGCTGAGGTGAAAGCTCTGAAAGAACAATTGAAGAAGCTCTGCAATGAAATGAAACAGGCTCAGATCAAACTGGATGAGGCAGAGAACATGAAGAAAAACCTACAGGACAGGTCAGCAACACGGAACCCCACTGTACATCTTTTGTGATTAAACAAAGTTCAACATGTAAGGTCACCTGAAGTTGAATGCAACAACACAATGACCCAAAGTACAGaagtacactgatcagccacaacttttggcagcacgagggggacctacacaatgtttggcaggaggttttaatgttgtggctaaacCGTGTATAATAGGAGAACAATTTCTCAAGACGATATATTTGGCtattaagtcaacatgaaatgactCTCTGCAGGTGTAAAGAGCTGGAGCAGGATCTGCACACTCTGAAGACTCAGCTGGGAGATAAACAGAAGGTCCAGGCCGAGAATGAGACCCTGAAAACTAAGATGGAGAGTCTACAAGCTGCTATCAAACTGGAACAGAAGAAAACTCAGGATGAGAAGTGAGGGCAACAAGTTACATGCATCTGATGTCTACTAAAATGGACATTGGCTGCATTACTTTGTATTCCCAAaagatttaaagagatagttcacccaaaaaggaaaattctctcatcatttactcaccctcatgcaatttcAGATGTAAAtgacttttaaaagaatatctcagctctgtaggttcataccaTGCAAGTCGacggggtccaaaactttgaagctcaaaaatcacttaaaggcaccatagaagtaatccataccactacagtggtttaatccatgtcttcagaagtgatatgataggtgtgggtgaaaaacaaatcagaattacagtatgtccttttttactattaatctccactttaactttcacttccacattcttcttcttttgtttttggcaattctttgtgcatattgccacctattgggcaatgaggagaatttataggtaAAAGGACTTACTATTGATCAGTTTTTAACCCACACAAattgcttcagaatacatggagtgttatacttctatgctgcctttttgtgctttttggagcttcaaaatattggacCCTGTTGGCTTGCATTGTacttaaagagctgaaatattctcctaaaaatctttgtgttctacagaagaaagaaagtcattaacatctgcatgagggtgagtaaatgatgagagcattttcatttttggctgaactattccgtTATGTCAGTTTGCAGATGTTATCTATATTAGATAATGTTTTCATAACAATCATTcctcttatcttttttttttgccaggaaTGACATGAACCAGCTAAAAGATGCCTACACCAAACTGTTTGAGGACTACAATGAACTCCAAGAGGAAAAGAAGAGAGAGGTGTATATTCCACTAAATATACTTGATTCTAATTGGTGAAATGTGGCATTCTCCaatcaaatattataatttattttgtataatggTCAATTTTCCCAGGCAAGCAATTTCCTACATAGCATAAGCTAGCATAGCATCTCTATGTGTGTTCTAATCAAACCCATGTAGTTTGATCAAACTTGCACCTTAAGTGGATTAGATGTTGATTTTACCAGTATCCCTCTCTTCCGTACGCGATCAGGGGAGTGTACGAGAAGAGCACAATGACCTCCAAACCAGGTTTGCTGCAGCTGAGAAAGCACTGGCAGTCAAACAGCAGAAGATTGATGAGATGAAGATGGAGATCTTTCAGAAGGAGAAGGAAATGGAGACCATCACTGTTTTCAAAGCTCAGGTACTGTGAGATTGATCATAAACAAATGTACTGTATTATATCATGTCTGTGAATTTTGACTTCTTGATTGTCAAATCaataagtagccatgtaataagccaAAATAATGTACAATCAGTCGCTATCCACTTCGCAGGGTCCTGATCGAGGTTTATTTAACAAAAGTGACCGTCTGACTGTACATTGCCCTTATTATATTAGATTTGAacagtttattatatatttaagttttatgtgtttgtgtgtttgcatgcagGCAGAAATATACTCTTCAGATTTCTATGCAGAGCGGGCAGCTCGTGAGAAGATTCATGAGGAGAAAGAGCGTTTGGCCACCCAGCTGGAATATGTGAAGAAACAAAACAGCCAACTGCAGGACGAGATGGAGTCACTCGGCAGGTACTGCGTTCATTTAATCACACATTTTCTCACTTACGTATGACCTACCATGTGTGTCAGTACTGAAAAGGGACCAATGTTTTCCTGTCTCAGGCAGTCCTTGATTGAGGTGCAAAGGAGACATGTGCCCCATGGGGCCAATCCACAAGGGCCCACATCACCCCAGGCCGGCAGAGGTAGAACCTTCTCTTAAAGGAGCCATATTCTAAAATTTTGTAGCATCTTATTTTTACCACGAAGACAACTTATTATATTAGTTAATATTTCTTACACCGAAAACAGTTGTCATTTAATTTTACATGACCATTGTCAccattacactttttttttaaaacctcaATGTAAATGATCAAATTAAATTGATCTCCATTTTCTCACCCTGTTCGTTTCTCAGGTGATTGGCATCAGCAGAATATTCCCGATCATGCTTGTCCAAAGTGTGGAGAAGTCCTGCCTGACCTAGACAGCCTTCAGATTCACATTATGGATTGCATCATCTGAACCTgttgcctagcaaccacacaggatTCTACCCATATGTGAATCAGTTGTTTGATAGCTTTATTTTGAAGCACTATGCCTATGGCCCCCCTATAAACATTATGCATACATTTCACTTAATTTAAAAGAGGTTCCTAAGCCCTGCATCCTaacaatattgtacattttataataattatcagTAACATTCATTATCAGTAATATTCAGAATAATCTTGTTACATGATATTGGTTAAAGAAGAGAATTAGGGTGTAACATGTAGTTTTGTTGCTGGCAGGTTGGACTTTCTCTAAATAGACCCCAAATAACAGCAACATTCTTTTAAGATGCTTTTATGCTGCAGTTTAaagatttctgtttgtttggatAAATTTTCATGTTTCTGATTGAATCATTAATTTGTAACGTTTAGTCTCATTTAAGGTTGGATTATACAGAGAAGTATGTCTTTTGCTCTCTATGCCATACatgaaggatatatatatatatacataaacaatttttttaaattttgtttaatCTGTTGAACTTAAAGCACTTTATCATTAGCATTGTTTAAAAGTTAGATATGGGGCAACTTTCAATATCATTGTGTCTAATCATGAACAGCAGTGTATATGGAATATGTTATAACAtgcctaaatgtaataaatacttGTCTTATATtcaactaaaaatgtattttctttgaaaCATGATCTAAAGGACGTTAGTGCCCTCTTGTGGTGAACTGTGAGTAATGTGGGTAAAGTTGAAAGGCTGTGCTTGTAGAGAAATATTCCACCTGCAGAAGATGACTTTAAAACTTTACAGCTACAGCAgaattttctttaaagctgctttgaaacaatgtgtgcacaaataaaaatgacttgacctgCAGAAATGCTGTCCCATGACAGGTTGTGAAAACTAGAAATCAAACTCCAGTAATCTCATGGCTTGATCCCCTGAGTTTGTGCTCGATTGAGACAGAACCTATGCATAACATGCAATGCAGCTTTTTATTCTGTATTTTTATAGAACTtgactcaaacaaacagatttagATAAACTTGTATCTGAAAAACAGAGTTCCTCCTTCACTCACGGCACAACTGAAGTCATAATATCCTCTTTTTACAGCTGTAATACAAGTGCCCAAGTGGTCATCATAAATCAAGTCCTTGTCCCACACCTCCAGCTTTAGGATGTCGTTGATTCTGGCATTTGGAAAGTAGAACTCAGCGCTCCAGGAAGGATTGCCAGTATCCTTGTGGTATTCGGTCATCCCCCCAAAACTGGAGCTGCACCAGAccttataataaaaattaaataataataatgattatttgttCTATAGTgccttttacaaacacaaggtcAACAAAGTGGTATTACACCAAAGAGAGGTATAATGGCACCTTGATGTATGGATCTGGTTTATTTCCTGCAGGGTCACCAACGAGGTTATTGGCACGTAAACCCCACAGCCGAAGACCAGCACTGGCAAACTCCAAATGAGCCATCAATAGCATGAGCAGACACACTAGACGAAGATGGTAAAAGACTGCCATGGCTGTCAGAGAGAATATAAAAAGGGGTCTGCACAAGCAAATGTTAAATAGGGGACGATGGGGGAAGATGCCACCCATaagaacaatgtgcatttacAGTTTAATTGTAACATACTGAGAGATGAGTTTAGCATGATCATCAAGATCATGATGCATCATCCAACAAATTAAAAATCATGAAAAGGGGCCGTCTTGCCTATATCTGGGGCAAGATGCACGGGCCAAACGTATCCCAACTGTCATCTGAAGTTTGcagaatatattaaatattctatgtaaattgttgcattttgATAATTTAGCTGAATAAtcgtatacaaatatttaaacatggaCTCACTTTCAAGTACAAGTAGCATCCATTTAATAACAGTCGCAAGATGATGTCTGTTTTCTTATGATAAATGATGGCTTACCTCAGTTCTACTATGTCCCGGAACAATGATCTCCTTCTGAAGGGTAAATGTTGTCTGATTCTAATTCACAATGTAAAGCCTATTTAATACAAACAAATCTtctatgtggtaatcaacagatGGTTAAACCTCATGCATATCTGTGTTAGAATGAACAGTTCTAACCACATATGAAATGAGAATGCAtgaaatttgaatttaatttgcCACGCCCTACAGGTTTCTTGAATTGGAGTTGAAGGTTTGCAGTTGAATTGTGATCTTGTACGAGTgatcttaataaataaatgtatgagcAGAAAGAATCAAAAAGGCTAATACGACAAACATCTCAGAATGAAAGTCAATATGAATTGAGAATCAGAGACAACCTTGATTTATTTACATGTCTTTTATTAAGTTTACAAATAAGGTAACAAATGCTGTTTTATTGGAGCGCAAAGCGCAGTTTTATATGAAGCTTGAACATCCTATACttagtgcaaaacatacagctaAACTTTGCCAATGATTCCCtacatgtttttgtttggttttcattTTACGTaactttttttaacatttttttttttttaacattttgtaaaCTGTTAACTATCATACGGAAAAACACTGAATGAAGTAgcagtacaaaacaaaataacttaATGACAGGTCAGTAGCATTAAGTAAACATTGTTCTGTTGCATTTCTTTCCACAGGAGAGCGACTACAAAGTAAAACGAATGAGGGTTTCATTCAGCAAGACACTTTTGAGAGGATTTCAGAGCATTTTCTGTAGCTTGTGGTTGTGTAACATGTAACCAAActatcatgcaaagaaaataaaagtgttcAGTTCTATTGTATAATTTAAATCAGAGTTCAGGAACATGTCATATTCATAAACGGGAAACTTGTCACATTAATGAATCTTTATTAACATTGTGCGTCCTGCACTGCAGTTACCTTAGCGCCCCCTACAGTAAAGGAGAGCAAATTTAACACTTGCGTTGTATTTGGAACGGGCCATGGCATTCAGAATGTAGCATTAACCAGATTTCATTGGTAGGTGGGACCTCTTTGTTAAAGGCAATGTTTAAACAAACCCAACAATGCAATGGTGAACTGATTGGGTAAAAAACAGAGCAGTCTACAGGTAAAGCGTTAAAGAAATAATGTTAAAGCAATCGCTACTTAAATACAGAGGTACAACACAGCCACTTGCGGCTGGTGGAAACAGTTGTGAATCTATACTGTACAGCTGACCTAAAGTGAAGTTTTCCGGTACCACACATTTCACTCAGACAGTACACTAAGCATTATGTAACAAGTTGTAATTCAGTTGTTTTCAGTAGTTATGGTGGTGTATCTCCACTACGTTCACTGCATTACGTTTGTGTATACGGCAAATAAAATATCTTAAGGAtctgtacagtttttactagtgAATTATAGGACCGTTCTCTATTAATTTGCAAGATTACATCTTCTTATGTTGCAGGTCTGTGCACAGTTACTACTACTCTGATTAAACTATAGCATTTACAAGACTGATCTGAACAGCTCTTGACTAAATGTTGAGAGACTGCTACAATAGAGAATGATTCCCCCATGGGAAGCTACTGATCTGCCATAAAACCAAAAGGCTATTGCCAGCACATTAACATAAGAACTTGTCTGGGCAGTGTGAGTTCAAAGCAAAGGAATGGATGAACGCTGCCAGCATTAGACTTGAGCAACTCTTTAAATGCTGTAGACTTCCTGTTTTGGTGAGGGTTGCTAACTTCCTTTTTTTCACTTTTCTGAATTTATTACTGTGCTTCCTAACTTCCCGTTACAGACTAAATTGAGTTTACTGGTCAAACATGCTTTG is a window encoding:
- the LOC127639061 gene encoding optineurin-like is translated as MTSGSSMMNGDIIHPRGAHGSSAGNVGNIEEILQQMNTLIKENRELKEALKQTNLSMRERFEGLSAWKEKQKEERGFLEKRLEEAKARLNTVDLENETLKKRVQELEKSGAECLHTELGALRGQIARLQAEKNDLVALNSELHLKMGQGSLEDSFIEIRIADNVLNVTRDLPGTQKDLSMSCMPKAESEEQTVRQLLQSLRKETDEKKMLQLKLQEAWTRIAELEHKVDHAESSAQTSLPCTTDNSSAEVKALKEQLKKLCNEMKQAQIKLDEAENMKKNLQDRCKELEQDLHTLKTQLGDKQKVQAENETLKTKMESLQAAIKLEQKKTQDEKNDMNQLKDAYTKLFEDYNELQEEKKREGSVREEHNDLQTRFAAAEKALAVKQQKIDEMKMEIFQKEKEMETITVFKAQAEIYSSDFYAERAAREKIHEEKERLATQLEYVKKQNSQLQDEMESLGRQSLIEVQRRHVPHGANPQGPTSPQAGRGDWHQQNIPDHACPKCGEVLPDLDSLQIHIMDCII